A region of Lacinutrix sp. Hel_I_90 DNA encodes the following proteins:
- a CDS encoding low molecular weight protein-tyrosine-phosphatase gives MTKILMVCLGNICRSPLAHGILESKLPKDRFEVDSAGTSNYHIGELPDKRSIEVATKNGINITGQRGRQFQIEDFDSFDFIYVMDQSNFKDIVKLARNDEDSAKVKLILNESHPNKNLEVPDPYHGGYSGFDSVYKMLDEACTIIAKKLN, from the coding sequence ATGACTAAAATACTCATGGTTTGCCTCGGAAACATCTGTCGCTCTCCACTAGCTCATGGTATTTTAGAATCTAAACTCCCTAAAGACCGTTTTGAAGTGGACTCCGCAGGAACAAGTAACTATCACATTGGAGAATTACCAGACAAGCGATCAATAGAGGTTGCTACAAAAAATGGCATAAATATTACAGGGCAACGCGGCAGACAATTTCAAATTGAAGATTTCGATAGTTTTGATTTCATCTATGTTATGGATCAATCTAACTTTAAAGACATCGTTAAACTCGCTAGAAATGATGAAGACAGCGCTAAAGTAAAATTGATTCTTAACGAAAGTCATCCCAATAAAAATTTAGAAGTGCCAGACCCTTATCACGGTGGCTATTCTGGCTTTGATAGCGTTTATAAAATGCTTGATGAAGCCTGTACTATTATTGCAAAAAAACTAAATTAG
- a CDS encoding DMT family transporter — translation MIYLLLSILASTLIFVIFNLLGKYRINTLQAIVFNYFAACIAGLLNTNTTFDALEVVNQKWFSGAVFLGFLFIAIFNVMALTAQRSGLSVASVASKMSVVIPIVFGLYAYQEHLGWQKGIGILLALIAVYLTSIKVRTGTIRLKNLWLPILLFLGSGIIDTTIKYLQTSYISNDGIPIFSATIFFIAGCIGVLILITKAIQKEFVFDIRSVYGGFLLGIVNYYSIYMILKALQIKDFESSTIFTVNNVAIVMLSTLVGLTFFKEKLSIRNWIGIITAVISIVLITLS, via the coding sequence TTGATTTATTTACTCCTTAGTATTCTAGCATCGACGCTAATATTCGTTATTTTTAACCTTCTTGGCAAATATAGAATCAACACCTTACAGGCTATTGTATTCAACTATTTCGCAGCTTGCATTGCGGGTCTTTTAAACACAAATACCACGTTCGACGCCTTAGAAGTAGTCAACCAAAAATGGTTTTCTGGCGCTGTTTTTTTAGGCTTTTTATTTATTGCGATCTTTAATGTTATGGCATTAACTGCGCAACGCAGCGGCCTATCGGTCGCATCAGTCGCTAGTAAAATGAGTGTTGTGATTCCTATTGTTTTTGGGCTTTATGCCTACCAAGAGCATCTGGGTTGGCAAAAAGGAATTGGAATTCTTCTGGCTTTAATTGCGGTCTATTTGACGTCTATAAAAGTAAGAACAGGAACAATCCGCTTGAAAAATTTATGGCTTCCTATTTTGCTGTTCTTGGGCTCAGGAATCATAGATACCACTATAAAATATCTACAAACAAGTTATATTTCCAATGATGGCATCCCTATATTTTCTGCAACCATCTTTTTCATTGCGGGCTGTATTGGCGTTCTAATACTTATCACTAAAGCCATACAAAAGGAGTTTGTATTTGATATAAGAAGTGTTTATGGAGGTTTTCTTTTAGGCATTGTAAACTACTATTCCATTTACATGATACTTAAAGCCTTACAAATCAAAGATTTTGAAAGTTCAACCATTTTCACTGTAAATAATGTTGCTATCGTTATGCTGTCGACATTGGTTGGTCTCACCTTTTTTAAAGAAAAATTAAGCATTAGAAACTGGATTGGTATTATCACTGCTGTAATTTCAATTGTATTAATAACTTTATCATAA
- a CDS encoding LEA type 2 family protein, which translates to MKIRIILSTILLTMTSCKIQEKPEFLRIENIEVVDSNSDYIIISGDAFFNNPNRIGGKLETKGIKVSFNDIDMGTVSSQSFEVPSRQAFSIPLQAHIPSKKLLNLNNLSSLLNSVLNKAVQVKYIGEIKYTVLGFSHRYTVDEIQEVHIKI; encoded by the coding sequence ATGAAGATACGCATAATCTTATCAACAATTCTACTTACAATGACGAGCTGTAAGATTCAGGAAAAACCAGAGTTTTTAAGAATTGAAAATATAGAAGTTGTGGACTCTAATTCAGACTATATAATTATAAGTGGTGATGCTTTTTTTAACAATCCGAATCGCATTGGCGGAAAATTAGAAACTAAAGGCATAAAAGTTAGTTTTAATGATATTGACATGGGCACGGTTTCATCACAATCCTTTGAGGTGCCCTCTAGACAAGCCTTCTCTATTCCGTTGCAAGCACATATTCCTTCTAAAAAATTATTAAACTTAAATAATTTGAGCAGTCTTTTAAATAGTGTATTAAATAAAGCGGTTCAGGTAAAATACATAGGTGAAATAAAGTATACCGTTTTAGGGTTTTCACATCGCTATACGGTCGACGAAATTCAAGAGGTGCACATTAAAATATAA
- the prmC gene encoding peptide chain release factor N(5)-glutamine methyltransferase: MLLKALEQLFHKELDAIYSKEEVSSFFFLCTEHYYNITRLQLALDIDLLIPKEAQQPIFETLDALKKEKPIQYILGETEFYGLPFKVNENTLIPRPETEELVELILETIDFGVSSILDIGTGTGCIAIALAKHLPKTKVAAIDVSAEALKVAKQNAEINTVDINFIEADILKICHSAFDKEAPFDVIVSNPPYVRNLEKAEMNTNVLDNEPHLALFVEDSNPLMFYKAITEFAKHNLKREGILFFEINEYLGKETKGLVESYGFKNVEVVRDMFGKDRMLKAER, encoded by the coding sequence GTGTTACTAAAAGCGTTAGAACAACTATTTCACAAAGAACTGGATGCTATTTACAGTAAAGAAGAAGTGTCTAGTTTTTTCTTTTTGTGTACCGAGCATTACTATAATATTACGCGTTTACAGCTCGCTCTGGATATCGATTTATTAATTCCAAAAGAAGCGCAACAGCCCATTTTTGAAACATTGGATGCTTTAAAAAAAGAAAAGCCTATTCAGTATATTTTAGGGGAAACCGAATTTTATGGCCTGCCTTTTAAAGTGAATGAAAACACCCTAATACCAAGGCCAGAAACTGAGGAATTAGTAGAGCTCATTTTAGAAACGATAGATTTTGGCGTGTCCTCTATTTTAGACATTGGTACAGGAACAGGTTGCATTGCTATTGCATTAGCAAAACATTTGCCTAAAACTAAGGTTGCTGCTATTGATGTTTCTGCAGAAGCATTAAAAGTAGCAAAGCAAAATGCCGAAATTAACACTGTTGATATTAATTTTATCGAAGCAGATATTTTAAAAATTTGTCATTCTGCATTTGATAAGGAGGCTCCTTTCGATGTCATTGTATCCAATCCACCATACGTTCGAAACTTAGAAAAAGCAGAAATGAATACTAATGTTTTAGATAATGAACCACATTTGGCCTTATTTGTTGAAGATAGTAATCCGTTAATGTTTTACAAAGCAATAACCGAATTTGCAAAACACAATCTAAAACGGGAAGGCATACTGTTTTTTGAAATTAATGAATACCTTGGGAAAGAAACAAAGGGACTAGTAGAAAGCTATGGTTTTAAAAATGTTGAAGTGGTAAGAGATATGTTTGGAAAGGATAGAATGTTAAAAGCAGAGAGATAA
- the dnaA gene encoding chromosomal replication initiator protein DnaA, producing MSITAQSVWNNCLNFIKDNIQPQAYKTWFEPIIAVKLTDNALSVQVPSKFFYEWLEEHYVKILKVALTKELGETAKLVYIIKMENTYGNKQPFTERIPSSNRSSVKAQDIDVPLKNKDRELRNPFIIPGIRNVKIESQLNPNYNFDNFLEGDSNRLARSAGLAVSAKPGGTSFNPLLIFGGVGLGKTHLAHAIGVDIKDKYPEKTVLYISAEKFTQQYIDSVKKNNRNDFIHFYQLIDVLVIDDVQFLSGKSGTQDVFFHIFNHLHQNGKQVILTSDKAPVDMQDIEQRLLSRFKWGLSAELQTPDFETRVSILKNKLYRDGVEMPDDIIEYVAKNIKTNIRELEGAIISLIAQSSFNKKEINIELAKQVVEKFVKNTKREVSIDYIQKIVSDYFQMDVDTLQSKTRKRHIVQARQLAMFFAKKFTKASLASIGSQIGKRDHATVLHACKTVDNLSSTDKQFRKYVEDLTKKLSV from the coding sequence ATGAGTATTACTGCGCAATCGGTCTGGAATAACTGTCTCAATTTTATAAAAGACAATATCCAGCCTCAAGCATACAAAACCTGGTTCGAGCCAATAATTGCAGTTAAGCTTACTGATAATGCTTTAAGTGTACAGGTACCAAGCAAGTTCTTTTATGAATGGTTAGAAGAGCATTATGTTAAAATTTTAAAAGTTGCACTTACCAAAGAATTAGGTGAAACTGCCAAGCTTGTTTACATTATTAAAATGGAAAACACGTATGGAAACAAACAGCCATTTACAGAGCGTATACCTAGCTCAAATCGTTCTTCAGTTAAAGCTCAAGACATTGATGTTCCTTTAAAAAATAAAGACAGAGAATTACGTAATCCTTTTATTATCCCAGGAATACGCAATGTAAAAATAGAATCTCAACTGAACCCGAATTATAATTTCGATAACTTTTTAGAAGGTGACTCTAACCGTTTAGCACGTAGTGCTGGTTTAGCGGTTTCAGCAAAACCAGGCGGTACTTCTTTTAATCCGTTATTAATTTTTGGAGGTGTCGGTTTAGGAAAAACACATTTAGCACACGCTATTGGTGTTGATATTAAAGATAAGTATCCAGAAAAAACAGTACTTTATATTTCTGCTGAAAAATTCACACAACAATATATAGATTCGGTTAAAAAGAATAACAGAAATGATTTTATCCATTTCTATCAATTAATTGATGTTCTGGTTATTGATGATGTTCAATTTTTATCAGGTAAATCTGGTACTCAAGATGTATTCTTCCATATATTTAATCACTTACATCAAAACGGTAAGCAGGTTATTTTAACAAGTGATAAAGCACCTGTTGATATGCAAGATATCGAACAACGCTTATTGTCTCGCTTTAAATGGGGACTTTCAGCCGAATTACAAACACCAGATTTTGAAACACGTGTTTCTATACTAAAAAACAAACTCTATCGTGATGGTGTTGAAATGCCAGACGATATTATAGAATATGTTGCCAAGAATATTAAAACGAATATTCGTGAGCTTGAAGGCGCTATCATTTCTTTAATTGCGCAATCTTCTTTTAATAAAAAAGAAATCAATATTGAATTAGCAAAACAGGTCGTAGAAAAGTTTGTAAAGAATACCAAGCGTGAAGTATCTATCGATTATATTCAAAAAATCGTTTCAGATTATTTCCAAATGGATGTCGATACGCTGCAATCTAAAACAAGAAAACGTCATATTGTTCAAGCTAGGCAGTTAGCCATGTTTTTTGCAAAGAAATTCACAAAGGCTTCTTTAGCGAGTATTGGTTCTCAAATTGGCAAACGTGATCATGCAACAGTATTACACGCCTGTAAAACAGTAGATAACTTATCTTCTACAGATAAGCAATTTAGAAAATACGTAGAAGACTTAACGAAAAAACTTTCAGTCTAA
- a CDS encoding HAD family phosphatase: MTKIKTLIFDFGDVFINLDKEGAMANALALFEMDALSEELVAINALYEQGLLSTEEFLEFYCDNFPKLSKKDIIEAWNHIICDFPSKRLTFIETLAKEKKYKLILLSNTNELHINCIKKQVSFYEAFKNCFDQFYLSHEINLRKPNTPIFEFVLKQNNLNPEECLFIDDTKENILAAQQLNFHVWNNNPKTEDIIDLFTIKKELF, encoded by the coding sequence ATGACAAAAATAAAAACTCTAATATTCGATTTCGGCGATGTATTCATCAACTTAGACAAAGAAGGCGCGATGGCAAATGCCTTAGCCTTGTTTGAGATGGATGCACTTTCTGAAGAACTCGTTGCTATAAACGCATTATACGAACAAGGCTTGCTGTCTACCGAAGAATTTTTAGAATTCTACTGTGACAACTTCCCGAAACTTTCAAAAAAAGACATTATTGAAGCCTGGAATCATATCATTTGTGATTTCCCGTCAAAACGTCTGACTTTTATTGAAACATTAGCGAAAGAAAAAAAGTACAAACTCATATTATTAAGCAATACGAATGAGCTTCACATCAACTGCATTAAAAAACAAGTCTCGTTTTATGAAGCTTTCAAAAATTGCTTTGACCAATTCTACTTATCTCACGAAATTAATTTAAGAAAGCCGAATACACCTATTTTTGAGTTTGTGTTAAAACAAAACAATCTCAACCCTGAAGAATGTTTATTTATTGATGATACTAAAGAAAACATTCTTGCTGCTCAGCAACTAAACTTCCATGTTTGGAATAACAATCCTAAAACAGAAGACATTATAGATTTATTTACTATTAAAAAAGAACTTTTTTGA
- a CDS encoding TIGR00730 family Rossman fold protein, which produces MKSIAVFCGASLGNDALIISEAYQLGKTLAKENITLVYGAAKIGVMGRVAEGTLDHNGKVIGVIPDFLKTKEIASNLLTELIVTKNMHDRKVIMYEKSDGFIIMPGGFGTLDEFFEITTWGQLGLHSKPIGILNTNGYYDALIGQSKVMVERGFLKQENLEAVVVDTTIEGVLEKMKNFEPLPKPKWLNTERI; this is translated from the coding sequence ATGAAAAGTATAGCAGTCTTTTGTGGAGCAAGTTTAGGAAATGATGCTTTAATTATTTCTGAAGCCTACCAATTAGGGAAAACTTTAGCCAAAGAAAATATAACGCTCGTTTATGGCGCAGCTAAAATTGGTGTTATGGGACGAGTTGCAGAGGGCACTTTAGATCATAATGGAAAAGTGATAGGTGTAATCCCAGATTTTTTGAAGACTAAAGAGATAGCCAGTAACCTACTTACAGAATTGATAGTGACCAAAAACATGCACGATCGTAAAGTCATTATGTATGAAAAAAGCGACGGGTTTATTATCATGCCCGGAGGGTTTGGAACCCTAGATGAATTTTTTGAAATCACGACTTGGGGACAATTAGGTTTGCATAGTAAACCTATAGGCATTTTAAATACAAATGGGTATTATGATGCTTTAATTGGGCAGAGTAAAGTTATGGTTGAACGTGGTTTTCTAAAACAAGAAAATTTAGAAGCTGTTGTTGTAGATACTACGATTGAAGGCGTGTTAGAGAAAATGAAAAACTTTGAACCACTACCAAAACCTAAGTGGTTGAATACAGAAAGAATATAA
- a CDS encoding GNAT family N-acetyltransferase: MSNNNIQIREIQAGDNTQIEAVIRACFPEFNIPLEGTAYADPETKRMFESYQNDNEAYFVIDDNGTLLGGGGVKGLTDFETKEVCEIQKMYFSPKVRGQGYGKALFQKCIETAKALGYKKCYLESAPQLKAAIHIYEQFGFKHLDAPLGNTGHTSCSVWMIKDL, translated from the coding sequence GTGAGTAATAATAATATCCAAATAAGAGAAATTCAAGCTGGTGACAATACGCAAATTGAGGCTGTAATAAGAGCTTGTTTTCCTGAATTTAATATTCCGTTAGAAGGTACTGCTTATGCAGATCCAGAAACGAAACGAATGTTCGAATCGTATCAAAACGATAATGAGGCCTATTTTGTGATTGATGACAACGGCACTCTTTTAGGCGGCGGCGGCGTTAAGGGCTTAACGGATTTTGAAACAAAGGAGGTGTGCGAGATTCAAAAAATGTATTTTTCTCCAAAAGTGAGAGGCCAAGGGTATGGTAAAGCGTTATTTCAAAAATGTATTGAAACTGCTAAAGCTTTGGGGTACAAAAAATGTTATTTAGAATCGGCACCACAGTTAAAAGCCGCCATTCATATTTACGAACAATTTGGCTTTAAACATCTTGATGCACCTTTGGGTAATACAGGACACACGTCTTGTTCGGTTTGGATGATTAAAGACTTATAA
- a CDS encoding YigZ family protein: MEEDSFRTILKPSEEVLFKDKNSKFFGYAFPIDNEDVVKEHIEALKKQHHQARHWCYAYQIGTETIAYRANDDGEPSNSAGMPIYGQIQSFEVTNILIVVVRYFGGVKLGVGGLINAYRTGAQLALEASKIVERTINIDYLITCEYDLMNKVMRVVKEKNLNIVNQKLELDCQITISVRKNDAQAIHDIFESIYKVEIKETEH; the protein is encoded by the coding sequence ATGGAAGAAGATAGTTTTAGAACAATTTTAAAACCTTCTGAAGAGGTACTTTTTAAAGATAAAAATTCAAAGTTTTTTGGGTATGCTTTCCCCATTGATAACGAAGACGTTGTAAAAGAGCATATCGAAGCGCTAAAAAAGCAACACCATCAGGCTAGGCATTGGTGTTATGCGTACCAAATAGGAACAGAAACCATCGCCTATCGTGCCAATGATGACGGCGAACCAAGCAACAGTGCCGGCATGCCTATTTATGGCCAAATACAATCTTTTGAAGTTACCAATATTCTTATCGTGGTTGTTCGTTATTTTGGTGGCGTAAAATTAGGGGTTGGCGGATTAATTAACGCGTATAGAACAGGTGCTCAACTAGCCTTGGAGGCTTCAAAAATTGTAGAGCGTACTATAAATATTGACTATTTAATTACCTGTGAATACGATTTAATGAATAAAGTGATGCGCGTGGTAAAGGAAAAAAACCTAAACATTGTAAACCAAAAATTAGAATTGGATTGCCAGATTACTATTTCTGTTAGAAAAAACGACGCTCAAGCCATTCATGATATTTTTGAATCTATTTATAAAGTTGAAATTAAAGAAACAGAGCATTAA
- the ribD gene encoding bifunctional diaminohydroxyphosphoribosylaminopyrimidine deaminase/5-amino-6-(5-phosphoribosylamino)uracil reductase RibD, whose translation MTTHEHYIKRCIEIAKNGLGITRPNPMVGAVIVYKGKIISEGYTSAFGGNHAEVNAINAIKDKSVLKKSTLYVTLEPCSHYGKTPPCSDLIVANAIPNVVIGCIDDNPEVAGKGIKKLIASGCKVTVGVLEAECKALHKRFFTFHNKQRPYIILKWAESNDGFIAPKTKEQQSPVWITNMRSRQLVHKWRAEEQAILVGTNTVLADNPSLTVRDWTGENPMRVVLDKNAMLSKTAAVFNNDAQTIVLTETTARSICNALYQKNITSVIIEGGAKTLQLFIDEGFWDEARVFSGSIEFKDGVKAPKFSGALISVEHLLNDTLRIYKNDFKGAT comes from the coding sequence TTGACAACTCACGAACACTACATAAAGCGCTGCATAGAAATTGCTAAAAATGGCCTAGGGATCACACGACCAAATCCTATGGTTGGCGCTGTGATTGTTTATAAAGGAAAAATAATAAGCGAGGGTTACACCAGTGCTTTTGGTGGAAATCATGCCGAAGTTAACGCCATAAATGCTATTAAAGATAAATCGGTTTTAAAAAAAAGCACCCTTTATGTCACCCTCGAACCCTGTTCGCATTATGGTAAAACACCACCTTGTAGCGACCTGATTGTTGCGAATGCTATTCCAAATGTGGTTATTGGCTGCATTGATGATAATCCAGAAGTCGCTGGTAAAGGCATTAAAAAACTAATCGCTTCTGGATGCAAAGTTACCGTAGGCGTTTTAGAAGCAGAATGCAAAGCACTCCACAAACGTTTTTTTACGTTTCATAATAAACAACGTCCCTATATTATATTAAAATGGGCAGAAAGTAACGATGGTTTTATCGCCCCAAAAACAAAAGAACAACAAAGTCCCGTATGGATTACCAATATGCGCTCCAGACAATTGGTTCACAAATGGCGTGCCGAAGAGCAGGCCATTTTAGTGGGCACTAATACGGTTTTGGCTGACAACCCCAGTTTAACGGTTAGAGATTGGACTGGAGAAAACCCAATGCGCGTGGTTTTAGACAAAAATGCAATGCTATCAAAAACGGCTGCTGTTTTTAATAATGATGCCCAAACGATAGTGTTAACAGAAACCACCGCAAGAAGTATTTGTAATGCTTTGTATCAAAAAAACATTACTTCAGTAATTATTGAAGGTGGGGCAAAAACATTACAGCTATTTATAGATGAAGGTTTTTGGGATGAAGCCCGAGTTTTTTCTGGCTCTATTGAGTTTAAAGATGGTGTTAAAGCACCAAAATTTTCTGGAGCATTAATTTCTGTAGAACATTTACTAAACGATACACTAAGAATATATAAAAATGATTTTAAGGGGGCGACCTGA
- a CDS encoding thioesterase family protein — protein MKRDEIEIRIRYAETDQMGVVHHANYALYLEIGRVEWLRKLGLSYKKMEEEGIALPVISLRVNYVKPIHYDDLIKVKTQLKERPRSVVEFDYEIANDFGEILATANTVLAFINMKTNKPTRPPKYFLDVLDS, from the coding sequence ATGAAAAGGGATGAAATTGAAATAAGAATACGATATGCAGAAACCGATCAGATGGGAGTAGTACATCATGCGAATTACGCATTATATCTGGAAATAGGACGTGTTGAATGGTTGCGTAAACTGGGGTTGTCTTACAAGAAAATGGAAGAAGAAGGGATCGCACTTCCTGTGATTTCACTTCGTGTAAATTATGTGAAACCAATACATTATGATGATCTTATTAAAGTAAAAACACAACTAAAGGAAAGGCCTAGGTCAGTGGTGGAATTTGACTATGAAATAGCGAATGATTTTGGAGAAATTCTGGCAACGGCAAATACTGTTTTGGCATTCATTAATATGAAAACAAATAAACCAACCAGACCACCTAAATATTTCTTAGACGTTTTAGATAGTTAA
- the ligA gene encoding NAD-dependent DNA ligase LigA: protein MSVKETINKLRQELREHNHNYYVRDNPTISDYDFDIKLKELQALEEAHPEFYDANSPTLRVGGEVTKNFKTVVHEHRMYSLDNSYSLEDLKDWEIRIKKLVDGEVNYTCELKYDGASISLTYENGRLVRAVTRGDGFQGDEVTANIKTIKSIPLQLKGDYPPKFEIRGEIVLPFEGFNKMNQTRLANGEEPYKNPRNTASGSLKLQDSAEVAKRPLDCLLYGLVGGDFKFSTQFESLEKAREMGFKAPREAQLCGSIDVVFQFINHWDKARHHLPYETDGVVVKVNSLFQQEELGYTAKSPRWAMAYKFKAEQVSTKLKEITYQVGRTGAITPVANLEPVELAGTIVKRASLHNADQIEKLDIRVNDEVFVEKGGEIIPKVIAVDLSKRPRDSKPTQYITACPECHTPLERLEGEAKHFCPNVNGCNPQVIGRIQHFISRKAMDIEGLGGETVALLVNEGLITNYADLYSLTKEQVMPLERMAEKSADNLIQGIEASKQIPFERVLFAIGIRFVGETVAKKLAKHYKSIDALANASVENLEKVDEIGVKIAESVVAFFSLEAHQLAIQRLKDYGLQLAVSDEVLANQTNKLEGKSFVVSGVFETISRDELKKLIENNGGKNVASISSKTDFVVAGDKIGPSKKEKAEKLKIPLISETDFLKIIT, encoded by the coding sequence ATGAGTGTAAAAGAAACTATAAATAAACTTCGCCAAGAACTTCGTGAACACAACCACAACTATTACGTGCGTGATAATCCTACGATTAGTGATTATGACTTTGATATTAAACTAAAAGAGCTTCAGGCTTTAGAAGAAGCACACCCAGAATTTTACGATGCTAATTCACCAACCTTAAGAGTAGGAGGTGAGGTTACTAAAAACTTTAAAACAGTAGTGCATGAGCATCGCATGTACTCCTTAGATAATTCATATTCTCTGGAAGACTTAAAAGATTGGGAAATTAGAATTAAAAAACTAGTTGACGGCGAAGTTAACTATACTTGTGAGTTAAAATATGATGGGGCTTCCATAAGTTTAACTTATGAAAACGGACGCTTAGTTAGGGCAGTAACCCGTGGTGATGGTTTTCAAGGCGACGAGGTAACTGCAAATATAAAAACGATAAAATCTATTCCTTTGCAATTAAAAGGCGATTACCCACCAAAGTTTGAAATTAGAGGTGAAATTGTTTTGCCTTTTGAGGGGTTTAATAAAATGAACCAAACCCGACTTGCTAATGGAGAGGAACCTTATAAGAACCCAAGAAACACAGCGTCTGGAAGCTTAAAATTACAAGATAGTGCAGAGGTTGCTAAGCGCCCATTAGACTGTTTGTTATATGGATTGGTAGGCGGCGATTTTAAGTTTTCTACACAATTTGAAAGTCTTGAAAAAGCGCGAGAAATGGGTTTTAAAGCTCCAAGAGAAGCGCAATTATGTGGTTCTATTGATGTTGTTTTTCAGTTTATAAACCATTGGGATAAAGCACGGCACCACTTGCCTTATGAAACCGATGGGGTTGTTGTTAAAGTGAATAGTTTATTTCAACAGGAAGAGTTAGGATATACAGCAAAATCCCCACGTTGGGCAATGGCTTATAAATTTAAAGCAGAGCAGGTTTCTACCAAATTAAAAGAAATCACGTATCAGGTGGGGCGAACAGGAGCAATAACTCCTGTTGCCAATTTGGAACCTGTAGAATTGGCAGGAACGATTGTAAAACGGGCGTCTTTACACAATGCAGATCAAATTGAAAAGCTGGATATTAGAGTGAATGACGAAGTGTTTGTTGAAAAAGGAGGTGAGATTATCCCAAAAGTCATTGCGGTAGATTTATCCAAAAGACCAAGGGATTCTAAACCAACGCAATATATTACAGCATGTCCAGAATGCCATACGCCACTAGAACGTTTAGAGGGTGAAGCGAAACATTTTTGCCCGAATGTTAATGGCTGTAACCCGCAAGTTATTGGAAGAATTCAACATTTTATTTCACGTAAAGCTATGGATATTGAAGGTTTAGGAGGAGAAACCGTTGCGCTTTTAGTTAATGAAGGATTGATTACTAATTATGCCGATTTATATAGCCTTACCAAAGAACAGGTTATGCCACTTGAACGTATGGCAGAAAAGAGTGCCGATAATTTAATTCAAGGCATTGAAGCATCAAAACAGATTCCTTTTGAACGTGTTTTGTTTGCTATAGGTATTCGTTTTGTAGGTGAAACGGTTGCAAAGAAACTAGCTAAGCATTATAAAAGTATTGATGCTTTAGCCAATGCATCCGTTGAAAATTTAGAGAAAGTAGATGAGATTGGTGTTAAAATAGCAGAAAGTGTGGTGGCTTTCTTTTCCTTAGAAGCCCATCAATTAGCAATCCAACGTTTAAAAGACTATGGCTTGCAGTTAGCTGTTTCAGATGAAGTTTTAGCGAATCAAACCAATAAATTAGAAGGTAAATCGTTTGTGGTTTCTGGTGTTTTTGAAACAATTTCGCGTGATGAATTGAAAAAGCTAATTGAAAACAACGGCGGTAAAAACGTGGCGTCGATCTCTTCAAAAACTGATTTTGTAGTTGCTGGAGATAAAATAGGACCTAGTAAAAAGGAAAAAGCAGAAAAATTAAAGATACCATTAATTTCAGAAACTGATTTTTTGAAAATTATTACCTGA